In Streptomyces sp. 840.1, one DNA window encodes the following:
- a CDS encoding nitrate/nitrite transporter, which translates to MSSAASPTLSLPGDPPGGRRAARIWGIGVAVYFVAIIFRTSLGVAGLDAADRFDVNASALSTFSILQLLVYAGMQIPVGLMVDRLGTKKVLALGAVLFTLGQLGFALSPSYGAALASRALLGCGDAMTFISVLRLGTRWFPARRGPMIGQVAALFGMAGNLVSTLVIARSLHGLGWTTTFVGSSLAGVVVLVLLLLFLKDHPEGHEPPPAEHAGAAYVRKQIAAAWREPGTRLGMWVHFTTQFPAMVFLLLWGMPFLVEAQGLSRGTAGELLTLVVLSNMAVGLVYGQVIARHHAARVPLALGTVATTALLWASVILHPGDHAPMWLLVTLCVVLGACGPASMIGFDFARPANPPERQGTASGIVNMGGFVASMTTLFAVGVLLDATGDNYRIAFASVFVLEALGVTQILRLRARAAHREREHHVISRVEAVHVPA; encoded by the coding sequence GTGAGTTCCGCCGCCTCGCCCACCCTGTCCCTGCCCGGTGATCCGCCCGGCGGCCGGCGTGCCGCCAGGATCTGGGGCATCGGGGTCGCCGTCTACTTCGTCGCCATCATCTTCCGAACCAGCCTGGGCGTCGCCGGGCTCGACGCCGCCGACCGGTTCGACGTCAACGCCTCGGCGCTCTCCACCTTCTCCATCCTCCAACTGCTCGTCTACGCGGGCATGCAGATACCCGTGGGCCTGATGGTGGACCGGCTGGGCACCAAGAAGGTGCTCGCCCTCGGCGCCGTCCTGTTCACCCTCGGGCAGCTCGGCTTCGCGCTCTCCCCCTCGTACGGTGCCGCGCTGGCCTCCCGTGCCCTGCTGGGCTGCGGCGACGCGATGACGTTCATCAGCGTGCTGCGGCTGGGCACGCGCTGGTTCCCGGCCCGGCGCGGCCCGATGATCGGGCAGGTCGCCGCGCTGTTCGGGATGGCGGGCAACCTCGTCTCGACGCTGGTGATCGCGCGCTCCCTGCACGGCCTGGGCTGGACCACCACCTTCGTCGGCAGTTCGCTGGCCGGGGTCGTGGTGCTGGTCCTGCTGCTGCTCTTCCTGAAGGACCACCCCGAAGGCCACGAGCCGCCGCCCGCCGAGCACGCCGGAGCGGCGTACGTGCGCAAGCAGATCGCCGCCGCCTGGCGGGAACCCGGCACCCGGCTCGGGATGTGGGTGCACTTCACCACGCAGTTCCCGGCCATGGTGTTCCTGCTGCTGTGGGGCATGCCGTTCCTGGTCGAGGCGCAGGGGCTGAGCCGGGGGACCGCGGGGGAGCTGCTGACCCTGGTGGTGCTCTCCAACATGGCCGTCGGGCTCGTCTACGGGCAGGTGATCGCCCGTCACCACGCGGCCCGCGTCCCGCTCGCGCTGGGGACCGTCGCGACGACGGCGCTGCTGTGGGCCTCGGTGATCCTGCACCCCGGGGACCACGCTCCGATGTGGCTGCTGGTCACGCTGTGCGTGGTGCTCGGCGCCTGCGGGCCCGCCTCGATGATCGGCTTCGACTTCGCCCGGCCGGCCAACCCGCCGGAGCGCCAGGGCACCGCTTCGGGCATCGTCAACATGGGCGGCTTCGTGGCCTCGATGACCACGCTGTTCGCCGTCGGTGTGCTGCTGGACGCGACCGGCGACAACTACCGCATCGCGTTCGCCTCGGTCTTCGTCCTGGAGGCGCTCGGGGTCACGCAGATCCTGCGGCTGCGGGCCAGGGCCGCGCACCGGGAGCGCGAGCACCACGTCATCAGCCGGGTGGAGGCCGTGCACGTACCCGCGTGA
- a CDS encoding maleylpyruvate isomerase family mycothiol-dependent enzyme — translation MTVHPSLQTYADAWTHSIESIAELVNPLTEGEWNGRTPCPNWSVRDIVSHIIGMECEQLGDPRPIHTLPRDLYHVQSDFARYMEMQVDVRRHHTAPEMTSELEYTIIRRSRQLRNETRDPETMTRAPLGAEQTLELALRMRAFDVWVHEQDLRTTLGKPGNLDSPGAAIVRDTLLAALPKVVAKDAGAPPNSAVVLDVHGATEFLRTVRVDAEGRGSVDGAPSLGPAVTLAMDWETYVRLACGRVRASAVADDIKTEGDQELAAAILRNFAVTP, via the coding sequence GTGACCGTCCATCCCAGCCTCCAGACCTACGCCGACGCCTGGACCCACTCCATCGAGTCGATAGCCGAGCTGGTGAACCCGCTCACCGAGGGGGAGTGGAACGGCCGTACTCCATGTCCCAACTGGTCGGTGCGCGACATCGTGTCGCACATCATCGGCATGGAGTGCGAGCAGCTCGGCGACCCGCGCCCCATCCACACCCTGCCGCGCGATCTCTACCATGTGCAGAGCGACTTCGCCCGCTACATGGAGATGCAGGTCGATGTGCGGCGTCACCACACCGCGCCGGAGATGACCTCCGAGCTGGAGTACACGATCATCCGCCGGTCCCGTCAGCTGCGCAACGAGACCCGTGATCCGGAGACCATGACGCGGGCGCCGCTCGGCGCCGAGCAGACCCTCGAACTGGCGCTGCGGATGCGTGCCTTCGACGTCTGGGTGCATGAGCAGGATCTGCGTACGACGCTGGGGAAGCCCGGCAATCTGGACTCCCCCGGTGCCGCGATCGTCCGGGACACGCTGCTGGCCGCACTGCCGAAGGTGGTCGCGAAGGACGCGGGCGCACCGCCCAACTCGGCCGTCGTGCTGGATGTGCACGGTGCGACGGAGTTCCTGCGGACCGTGCGGGTCGACGCGGAGGGCCGGGGTTCGGTGGACGGCGCACCGTCGCTGGGTCCTGCGGTGACGCTGGCGATGGACTGGGAGACGTACGTACGGCTGGCCTGCGGCCGGGTACGGGCGAGCGCGGTCGCGGACGACATCAAGACCGAGGGCGACCAGGAGCTGGCCGCCGCCATCCTGCGGAACTTCGCCGTCACCCCGTAG